Part of the Nocardioides perillae genome is shown below.
GGCCGCGCGCGAGGCGGCCGAGGAGCCCACCGACCTGGGCCACGCGCCGTACCCCGGCCTGGTCTGCCTGGGCCGCGACGACCGCGGCGCCGACGTGCTCGTCGACCTCGAGGCCGTCGCCGGCCCGCTCGCCGTCGGCGGTGCGGGCACGGTCGCCCGCGAGGTCGTCTCGGCCCTCGCCGTGCAGCTCGCGACGGCGCCGTGGGCCGACGAGCAGCAGGTGTGGGGCCACCACCTCGCCCCGGTGCTCGCCGGGGTCACGGGCCCCTCGCTGCACGCGGTCGACGACCTCGGTCCGCTGCTGGCCGCGTGGGCGGAGCGCTCGCCGCGACGCGACGCGCAGGAGGTGCTGGGCGGTCGCCTGGGGCGCCACCCGGGCTCGTCCCCGCAGTACCTCCTGCTCGGCTCCGAGCCCGACGAGGAGTCCCTCGCCCGCCTCGACGCGCTCGTCGCGGCCGGGGCGCGCGGCCTCGGCGTCGTGGCCGCGGTGCCGCTGCCGAGCGCGCGCTGGCGCCTCGAGGTCGACGAGGCGGGCCGCCTCAGCGTGCCGCTGCTCGACCTGGAGCTCGACGCGGTCCGCCTCACGGAGGCGGCCGCGGAGGAGCTGGCCACGCTGTTCGCGGCAGCGCGGGAGGAGGCGGCGCCCGTCGCCGCCGACCGCCCCCGCGTGCCGGCGGTGCCCCACGGCACCGCCACCGACGACGGCCACTGGGGCTCGGCGCCGGTGCGGGTGGGCCTGCTGGGGCCGCTGGAGCTGCGCGCCGACGGTCAGCTCGACGCGAGCCGGCGCGACCTGGCGACCGAGGTCGTCGTCTTCCTCGCCGCGCAGACCGCTCCCGTGCACCCGAGCGTGGTCGGCGCCTCGGTGTGGCCGCGCGGGGTGACACCGGAGGTGCGCGACGCCACGATCGCGCGCACCCGCGACTGGCTCGGCACCGACGACGACGGCAACCCGCTGCTGCGCGAGACGGCCGAGGGTCGACTCCACCTCGCCCCCGACGTGGCGGTCGACTGGTGGGCCTTCTGCGCCCTCGTGGGCCGGGCCCGCGACGCCGCCCCGCGCGAGGAGCGCGAGCTGCTGCGCCGCGCGCTCCAGCTGGTGCGCGGCGAGGTGCTGGTGGGACGACCGGCCGGTCGCTACTCCTGGCTGCCGCGCACGCGCCTCGAGCGCCAGGCCGTGGAGCTGGTCGTCGACGCGGCGCACCGGCTCGCAGAGGTCTCGACCGACGACGACCCGAGCGGCGCGGCCGCGGCGTGCCGGGCGGGCCTGCGGCTGGCGCCCACCTCCCAGGTGCTCTGGCGCGACCTGCTGCGCGCCGAGCACCGTCGCCCCGACGGCCCCGGGACCGCGGCCGTGGTCGACGAGGCCGTGCAGGAGCTGCAGGCCGCGGGTGGCGGGCTGGAGCCGGAGACCGAGGCGCTCGTCGTCGAGCTGCTCCCGGGCCACCGGCCCGACGACGAGCAGGTGGGCTGAGCCCGGCCCGGGGGCTCAGGGGAGCAGCAGCACCACGGTCTCGGCGACGCAGGCCGGCTTGTCCTGACCCTCGACCTCGATGGTGTGGCGCAGCGTCATCTGCTTGCCCGTGGGCAGGTCGGTGACCTCGCCGAGCGTCACGTGCACCCGCACCCGGCTGCCCACCAGGACCGGCGCGGGGAAGCGCACCTTGTTGAGGCCGTAGTTGAGCTTGGCGCCCGGGGTCTGCAGCGAGAACACCGTCGAGCCGAGGTGCGGCAGCAGCGACAGCGTGAGGTAGCCGTGCGCCACGGTGCCGCCGAAGGGCCCCGCAGCCGACCGCTCGAGGTCGACGTGGATCCACTGGTGGTCGTCGGTGGCGTCGGCGAAGAGGTTGACCCGCTCCTGGGTGATCTCGAGCCACTCGCTGGTGCCGAGCTCCTGGCCGGCCGCCTCGGCGACCTCGTCGAGGGTGGTGAAGGTGCGCATGGATCGCAACCTACCGCCCGCCGGCGGGCCTGCGGCGGTGGGGCAGCATGAGCGGCATGAGCGCGTGTCCCGGCCCCACCCGCGACCAGGTCCGCCGTGCCCCGAAGGCGCTGCTGCACGACCACCTCGACGGCGGCCTGCGGCCCCGCACGGTGCTCGAGCTGGCCCGCGAGGTCGGTCACGAGCTGCCCGTGACCCTGGCGGGCGACGACGCCGCCGACGCCGCGGCCCTCGGGCGGTGGTTCCGCGAGTCCGCCGACTCGGGGTCGCTGGAGCGCTACCTCGAGACCTTCGCGCACACCGTGGGGGTGATGCAGACCCGCGAGGCGCTCGCCCGGGTGGCCCGTGAAGCGGTCGAGGACCTCGCGGCCGACGGCGTCGTCTACGCCGAGCTGCGCTGGGCCCCCGAGCAGCACGTGGAGGCCGGGCTGTCGCTCGACGAGACCGTCGCCGCCGTGCAGGAGGGCGTCGACGCCGGGGTCGAGGCGGCCCGGGCCGCGGGCTCGCCGGTCGTGGTGCGCCAGCTGCTCACCGCGATGCGCCACCAGGCCCGCTCGCAGGAGATCGCCGAGCTCGCGGTGGCGTGGCGCGACCGCGGCGTCGCCGGCTTCGACATCGCTGGCGCGGAGGCGGGCTACCCGCCGACCCGCCACCTCGACGCCTTCGAGTACCTCCAGCGCGAGAACGCCCACTTCACCATCCACGCCGGCGAGGCCTTCGGGCTGCCGTCGATCTGGCAGGCTATCCAGTGGTGCGGCGCCGACCGCCTCGGCCACGGTGTGCGCATCGTCGACGACGTCGAGGTCGCCCCCGACGGCTCGGTCACGCTCGGCCGGCTCGCGGCCTACGTGCGCGACAACCGCATCCCCCTCGAGATGTGCCCCGCCTCCAACCTGCAGACCGGCGCCGCGGCGTCGCTGGCCGAGCACCCGATCGGGCTGCTGACCCGGCTGCGCTTCCGCGTCACCGTCAACACCGACAACCGGCTCATGAGCGGCACCTCGATGACCGACGAGATGACCTCGCTGGTCGAGACGTTCGGCTACGGCCTCGAGGACCTGCGGTGGTTCACGGTCAACGCGCTCAAGAGCGCCTTCCTGCCCTTCGACGAGCGGCTCGCGCTCATCGAGCAGGTCGTCAAGCCCGGGTACGCCGCGCTGCTGGCCGAGCAGGCGTGAGCCGGTCGGCGGGCCCCGGCCTCAGCGAGGGAGCACCGCCGCCCAGGTGACTGGCCAGCGCAGCTCGCCGCGCGGGCGGGTGCGCCCCACGGCGGGGTCCCACACGACGGGGCCGCGCCCGTCGAGACCGACCGCGAGCACGACGTGGCGCGGCAGCAGCCGCGAGCCGACGAAGAGCGGCACCGGGGCGCCGGCGTCGAGCGCGGCGCGCAGGTCGGCGGTGCGGGGGCGCGCGGTGCGCCACCGACGACCGGTCGCGGCGGTGAGCCGGCGCGCGACGGCCCACGGCGGCGTGCCGAGCAGCCGGGGCCACGGCACCGCCGCGCGCCCGGCGACCGGGTCGACGAGACCGCGCACCTCGCGGTGGACGGCGAGCACCTCGGCCCGCCAGCGGCCCGGCGACCGCAACGACGCGGCGTACGCCGGGTCGCGCAGCGCGCGGGCGGCCACCACCGTGGCCGCGCCGCAGGTGTAGCCGTCGGGCTGCACGAGGCCCTCGAGCGCCCGGAGGTCGCCGGCCGCGGCAGCAGGGGAGCCCTCGCCGGGGACCGCAGCGCCGGCCGCCAGCGGTGCGAGCCGCGCGATGGCCTGGTCGCCCGTCATCGGCTCGCACCCCACGGCGACGGCGTCGGCGACGACCTCGCGCTGGTGGCGCATGAGGTCCAGGCCGCGGCGCAGCAGCACCAGCGGGGGCTTGCGGTGCTCGCGCAGGTCGCGGGTGAGGCGGCGCCAGAAGGTGACCGCGGGGTGCTGGGTGACGCAGACGGCGGCGGCCAGGAGGCCGCGCTCCCGGCACTCCTCGACCACGTCGGCGGCGAAGATGCCCTCGGCGACGACGGTGCGGTGCCCGCCCAGGTCGAGCCGCTGCCAGCCGGTGCGGCCGTCCTTCGCGAGCTCGTAGACGGGCACGTCGACCGCACCGGTGCGGCACAGCTCGTCGAGTGCGGCGAGGGCCTCGTCGCGCAGCCACGAGTCCGGGTGGTCCCAGTCGACGAGCCCGGCGTTGGGCCCGTCGGCGATGCGGGGGAGCGCAGGGTCGCCGCCGGAGCGGTAGAAGTCGTCGAGGCGCAGCACGGGCAGCCCCAGCCGGGCGGCGACGCGGGACTTGCCGGCCCCCGAGGGCCCGGCGAGGACGACCACCTGCGCGCGCACCGGGACATCGTGCCGCACCGCGGTCAGGGAGGTTCAGCCGGTGGTGCCGGCCGCGCAGCCTGCCGGGGCGCTAGGACACCGCGGCGACGAGGTCGTCGCGCAGGGCCTCGAAGCGGCGCCACTCCTCCTCGTCAGGACGGCCGGGTCCGGAGCCCGGTCCCTCGGCGAGGAAGGCGACCTGGCCGTCGACGGTGTCCGGGACGGTGGGCTCGGTGGCGAGGTGGGCGTCGTAGGACGTGAGGCCCCCGGTCGCGCGCAGCGCGCTCGAGACGACGGCCCCGGCGTAGCCGCGGAGCCGCGCCTGGCCGTCGCCGTCGTCCGCGACCTCGATTCCGGACAGCAGCACCTCGGCCTGCTCCAGCGCCACCTCGACCCCGGCGTCGTCCGCCGTGCGGGCCGCCCAGTCGCCGAGCACCTGCCACTGCCGCTGCCGCAGGTCGTCGACGCCCTCGGCGTCGGCCGCGAAGGCGCCCGCCAGCGCTTCGCGGCGCGCCTCGCCCTCGAGGTCGGTGGTGGCGCACTCGAGCGTGCCGGGCTCGGCCCAGAAGGTGAGCTGCTCCTCGACGTCGCGGTCGCCGGAGTCGTCCACCCCGACGCCAGCAGCGTCCAGGCACGCGGCGAAGGAGTCGTCCTCCAGCGCCGCCGCCGCGCCGTCCTCGACGCCGCACCCGGCCAGCAGGAGGGGCACGACGAGCGCAGCCAGCAGGCGTCCGGGGTGCAGGCGGGTCACGGGGAGGCGGCCTCTCACTGGTCGTCGCGGGCGGTGTTCATGGCGCTGAGCAGTCGCTCCATCTCGAGCCACTCCGGGTCGGTCTGGCCGCCGGCGCGGCTCTGGTCGCGCATCTGGTCGATGAAGCGGGTGACCAGCTGCGAGGCGTCGTCCTCGTAGGCCGGCCCGTGCGTCCGCACGAACTCCTCGAAGCCCTCGGGCTCACCGTAGTGCTGGACGTAGAGCGTGAACGCCAGCACCTGCTGCGCGGCGTTCTCCTCCGCAGCGTCGTCCCACGCCTGGTCCAGCTCCTCCATCCTCTTCAGCTCGTCGAGCACCCCGTTGAGCACCCCCATGACCGGGCCGCTCAGGGCGGCGGTGACGGGGTTCCTCGCCGCCGCCGCCGAGATGCCGCTCTCGATGAGGGACTTCACGACCTTGTCCCACTGGAAGTCCTCGCTGATGATGTCGTCGGCGCGCAGCAGGTTGCCGATGTTGTGGGCGACGGACTCCGCCGAGTCGCCGCGCTCGAGCTGGTGCTGCATCACGGCCGCGATGACGTCCTCGACGTCGACGCCGGAGTCGTCGATGAGCTTGCGCACGTCGCTGGGGTCGATGCCGCCGCGCGAGCTCGCGGCGTCCTTGAGCAGCTGCGCCATCAGCACCGGGTCGTTGACCGCGTCCTCGACGTAGGGCTGGAGCAGGTCCCAGTA
Proteins encoded:
- a CDS encoding BTAD domain-containing putative transcriptional regulator; its protein translation is MTSTQDPTQTRGPERFAVRPAAPARPSLGKAALAALALLGLLVGIPAALWALSGPPPVPTGLPGRAELTQPLTVDALLTVLAAVVWLAWLQFAVCTLVELVSLVRGGGLPRPVPLSGRSQALARALVGTLLVGTSFLGSTGAASAATAAPDATLGTTVQVADDRGAGDAAGPGGGAAATSDGTVAEQTARADRPAQLMERVPGVPADMVDVIGHKVAVVQPPDGHYHDNLWDIAERHLGDGRRWKEVFDLNQGRQQPDGGELVLGRLIQPGWVLIMPDDARGVPRVHAVADATTTTPVPSDEAPLEAPGEAPGEAPADLLASDRLGVALTGGLLAAVLAGALAAERRRRRGTDPGDDALETEVRLLVGAEPERVRRLDHALRALSGTCRAERVALPQVYAASVDDDAVELRVAPPAPTAPAPWSALDGGARWRLERDVAAAREAAEEPTDLGHAPYPGLVCLGRDDRGADVLVDLEAVAGPLAVGGAGTVAREVVSALAVQLATAPWADEQQVWGHHLAPVLAGVTGPSLHAVDDLGPLLAAWAERSPRRDAQEVLGGRLGRHPGSSPQYLLLGSEPDEESLARLDALVAAGARGLGVVAAVPLPSARWRLEVDEAGRLSVPLLDLELDAVRLTEAAAEELATLFAAAREEAAPVAADRPRVPAVPHGTATDDGHWGSAPVRVGLLGPLELRADGQLDASRRDLATEVVVFLAAQTAPVHPSVVGASVWPRGVTPEVRDATIARTRDWLGTDDDGNPLLRETAEGRLHLAPDVAVDWWAFCALVGRARDAAPREERELLRRALQLVRGEVLVGRPAGRYSWLPRTRLERQAVELVVDAAHRLAEVSTDDDPSGAAAACRAGLRLAPTSQVLWRDLLRAEHRRPDGPGTAAVVDEAVQELQAAGGGLEPETEALVVELLPGHRPDDEQVG
- a CDS encoding MaoC family dehydratase, with the translated sequence MRTFTTLDEVAEAAGQELGTSEWLEITQERVNLFADATDDHQWIHVDLERSAAGPFGGTVAHGYLTLSLLPHLGSTVFSLQTPGAKLNYGLNKVRFPAPVLVGSRVRVHVTLGEVTDLPTGKQMTLRHTIEVEGQDKPACVAETVVLLLP
- a CDS encoding adenosine deaminase; translation: MSACPGPTRDQVRRAPKALLHDHLDGGLRPRTVLELAREVGHELPVTLAGDDAADAAALGRWFRESADSGSLERYLETFAHTVGVMQTREALARVAREAVEDLAADGVVYAELRWAPEQHVEAGLSLDETVAAVQEGVDAGVEAARAAGSPVVVRQLLTAMRHQARSQEIAELAVAWRDRGVAGFDIAGAEAGYPPTRHLDAFEYLQRENAHFTIHAGEAFGLPSIWQAIQWCGADRLGHGVRIVDDVEVAPDGSVTLGRLAAYVRDNRIPLEMCPASNLQTGAAASLAEHPIGLLTRLRFRVTVNTDNRLMSGTSMTDEMTSLVETFGYGLEDLRWFTVNALKSAFLPFDERLALIEQVVKPGYAALLAEQA